The stretch of DNA tcactgaagagacatttattgtcgaaatccggatctggtgtactaaaaaaatattgacaccgtatgtttgtggcataacatcgtggccacaagttaaatttttttcctgtttagtattaaatttatattaagatccattttgttacatcttgtgatcaattttatttggcaatcgccaatggcagtcagcagggttaaagaacatcagttgttcgacctgttagtcaaatgcgttttgtttaaatatactttttcacttttttggtcttttggaaaatgttgtttgtgctgtttttagacccttctacaacgaaatttgttttacatgcacacgtatacaaattgcggtttttatccaacgcaatcataggtttgaacttagttttcaatttagactcgtatatatatttatatatacataaaacattTGTAGTTTAAACACGTATCTTTTCCATCTTAAAACCGTCTTAATATCTTACTGAATGTGTGTAGCACCAAtattctcttattttttttaaagcaaactGGTTTCCTGTAATTTCTGTAGTTGAATGTGGTTACAGTTTTCCTCTACGTGGTCATTATCGTTGTCATCTGCTCCTGCTTGAATGGCTTGATCCACCATGTTGGTAATCCGGGTATGTTCCATTTCTTCAATAATATTTCGCATACAAGGGAACCAGTAACTGAGTGATGGGAATGTTTTCACGAACGATTTTTTAAAGCGGTCATTTAAAAACGCATATATGAATGGATTTACACAGGAATTTGCATATGATAATGTGTGTGCTAAGACTTTGATAATAAACATAGGTTCGGTTTTAGGGAATTCGGGATAAAgcttggtataaatattgataacATGAATCGGAAACCAGAATGTAGCAAACAACAATATTATAATGGCTACCATACGCGTCATACGCTTCTTTCTTCTCGTTTGTGTTTCACTTGTAACTGCTGAGTTTATGGATCTTCCTGTCTGAAATAATAAACTTAgcgtaattataaaaaaatcgctACCTGTATGTTTTAAACGGTTAATATTGCATGTGTATTGATATTCAACAGGAATAGTTGTCCTTGGTAATTAAAGTCAGATATACGGATCCCATGTGATTTAGGTAATGGtcatttacaacacttttcattTGAGTATGCTTTTACCCTTTTACAgccatcaaatattttttttcaaaactaaataATCCCTAACCTCAATATATACTAAGGATATGCAATGATCATaatgcatatatttgtttttaatattccATAAACATGCGCTCATCTAGACTGTTGAGGGACGGTATATAGGTTCAATCACCAGTCTGATAATAACAAATACTTTTTATAAAAGAGTAGAATTACGTTTCTTCGCTTAAAACGGGCTAAAGATCAGACTGGTTGTCTCCGACACAGAATATTGTTTTGGAGATGATGCCATTTCTAGGCAATCGCATGCTATCTTTCGAGTTACCATGTGAAAATACAACGTCGTAAATTGATCGACTGGAAAGCAGAGCTATGTTTTTCCTATCGTATTAATGTTTTTTTACTAGATATTGATGGAAGATTACAAGTTTATCCACAAATATAAAAGTATTCTCAAGACAAAATGTAGCTACGAAGAACAACATATAGAGCAGACACATATGTTCACTTGTAAAAGATACTCATCAGATAAAAGTGTTATTGTTTTGATTTACTGTACAAACCTTTCGTCTGTAGCCTTTCCATAAATTACGAAGAATCTGATAATAGCATATAACAATGATGGTTAATGGTAAGACGTAGTTAGTGCCTGTGACTGTTATGAGTATAACTTTCCCAAGCGTCTCGTCTGGCCATGCTTCCTGACAATATGTATTGTCTTCCTCGTCTGTCACGGTTTTATGGTATAGAGCAAACGGAACAGATATGAAAAAGGCAACTACAAATACAAATACTGAGTTTTACTATATGTCGTAATAAGGTACTTATTTATACTTTTGATGTAATTAATATgctattattttgttgttgtggtagtataaaaaaacattaagaagggatatagttacgatactgttgtcaggtcattaaagattgcatattttggcgttaatattgattcacttatagggtcatatttgttatgatggtatgatactaaacccctcaggggaggattgtgcctgcttttcatatgatgaagacataatttttcaatcagtttaaatgaagtccggagctggcatgtcagttaactgctagtagtctgatgttatttatgtattattgtcattttgtttattttctttggttacatcttctgacatcagactcgacttctcttgaactgaaatttaatgtgcgttttgttatgcgtttacttttctgcattggctagaggtatagggggagggttgaaatctcacaaacatgttaaccccgccgtatttttgcgcctgtcccaagttaggagcctctggcctttgtttgtcttgtattatgTTAAcgtttagtttcttgtgtacaatttggagtttagtatggggttcattatcaccACTGatccagtatatatttgtttaggggccagctgaaggacgcctccgggtgcgagaatttctcgttgcatcgaagacctgttggtgacattctgctgttgtctgctctatggtcgggttgttgtctttttggcacattcccaatttccattctcaattttatgtaagcGAATTTTGTCATAGTTAAATagctatttattttatatttatagataaaggcaacagtagtataccgttgttcaaaactcataaatccatggacaaaaaacaaaatcgggataacaaactaaaaccgagggaaacgcattaaatataagaggaggacaacgacataacactaaaatgtaacacacatagacaaaatcccacgagaataacaaatataacatatatatataacatcaaaaccaaatacatgaatttgggatagacaagtaccgtgacacgtcttatcgcaatgtgaatttacactcaaaaataaagagaaaacaaacgacacaacgttataatgtaatacacacagaaacgaactataatataacaatgaccatatttctgacttggtacagggcatttttaaaggaaaaaatggtgggttgaacctggttttgtggcatgccaaacctcgcacttttatggccatgtgaaatataacatcaaaatgacaacacaggactacaatataaataaattggagaacacaattgacaaagaatcacacgaacaacagccaacaaaaggcaacaagttcaaaattttaatacgccagaagtgtattttgtccacacaagacctatgtgtgacgcacagatacaaaagtttgaaagccgaaacgagtacaaagttgaacagcatcgaggaccaaaagatcaaaaaggttgtgccaaaaacggcaagggttttctgttaagttaccagaaaatccctataatttagagtaatttatacttttgcaaacagtaaatttaataaaatgaatattcaaaaaatgtacatgataaagctgaagtattaactaattacaggaaacaattgaaatacatttacataaccagacatttgaaacacaaaggtagacacatccgaatacgtttaaacctctacgccaagtgacgtcctatttgaaactgaaaaatgacgaaaaaatgacgtcatttgaattagtaaaacagagcatcaaaaaatgaaaaatgacgtcacataagaatgaataagatagaattaggattaatttaagattatatatttgaactaaatactgatattgcatttaaataacaaagcacattttaattcttattaatataaaactgaggtagcaattaactatattataaaactatgtcaggtttgttatgaatctaacttcaaacgtaaaatatcgtactgattactttgaacgaaatcaaatctgataaatgaaggcggtgattaattttctttaccataacacataaatacaatagaaaagacgtcaacacatttgacaaaatccgatgagaattacaaatataacaataaacatttaaactaaatacatgaatttgggatggataagtaccgtaccacgtcttatagtaatgcgagttcacactcggcaaaacagtcacaatcgggaataagtcacgtttggtaattaaaagattagacgacattatgacaaaacacaatctaccatgtggtaaaaatgtccttagctagtttggtcaacgaaacatcgtatggatccaccaaatcgtgatggtgtccataaaatttacggagtgtcaattttaatctgtcctcctcataactttgttggagcagtttctgcgtaaggagcacactcctgtatatgaagtccgtatagtgtgaacaagcacgagaataacgtatcaattgtgatatgtaaacaccatacgaaggggcagagggtatgttactgctgagaaatgggaaatatATAGAActtaatattcattttcaattgaagtatagacaaatattctgtctgaaatatatatatcaacataaaTATTCAACATTAACAGTGCATATTTACtgcaaaaagaaaaatcacaaaatactgaacttcgaagaaaatacaaaacggaaagtccataatcaaatgtcaaaatcaaaagctcaaacacatcaaactaatggtacaagatttttttatgtagaaaatggtggataaactTAGTTTTAAAGCTAGCGAAACCTTTTTAATTATaggacagtcgcataaaattccataatattgacaacgatgtgtaaacaaaacatatAGGCACAATAGGTAAAAAATGTCATTATTAGGTACAGCAgttaatattttgttataatcttaaacactaaaaacagttatcaaaggtacctggcttatagtaaatgcattatttttttattagttgttagtgactttgaacttgctgccagtaactgcgagtattctcagaTATGTACTTATTGTCTTTTTGCTTTATCAAAAATAGACTaatctgtgtgtgttacattctaatgttgtgtttctgttatgtcgtagttctcctcttatatttgatgtgtttgtaacccggatttgtttttttctcaatcgactTATCAATTTCGAacggcggtatactactgttgcctttattattcatcagtggcgctcagatcaaaatagtcaatACGCCAAACAAATAGAAagttaaatttagtcctggtatctatgatgagtttattaaagagcattgaggacctaaaattccaaaacaaatgtgttaaataagactaaggtaatctatgtcagGGAATAGAAAATCCTAGGTATtcagaataattcatacttttgcaaatagTTAAACACAAAGAAACatgaaacaaagaaacacaaaattgCCATATAGAAAAGCGCATTAGCAAAAGTGaaagaccaaaatacaaaaattgTGAAAACTAACACAaggacgggatgtacaagtacagatTTAATGCCATATGTAACATACGAACAAGAAATATGACAGTCAGCAACTAtcgacaatatatatatagcatcaATTACACCATTCTATTCTTACAGATATACATGAATTGTGATCATAACCTTTTATTTCCCTGATCAAGCCCATGCAAAGAGATAGGGCGATGTTGGAATATCCTTCTAACTAAACTTACCTGACCATACACAGAtatagataaaaagtaaaatcacaaaaatacgaaactcagaggaaaatcaaatcggaaagttccttatcacatggcaaaatcaaatgacaaaacacatcaaaagcgaatagacaagaactgccatattcctgacttgaaacaggcattttcttatgtagaaaatggtggattaaacctgattttatagcgctaaacctctcactttgtacgacagtctcatcaaatttcgttatatttacaatgatgcgtgaactaaacagacataattaataaaatagtcaaaataggggtacaatagtcatcatcgtgttacaattttaaaaggaaatacattgcttcgcgtgtctgacgtcacaaattttatacgtcacatatttttgtcgtaagaattaatttcagaaatagactgaCCGAGATTtcaaatagtccaaaagttctatagaatttataagaatccaaaaatggttcattccactacgcgattgaataattttgacgtttgtggttcaatgtattttctaatttataatagaaatataacataattGTAAGTATTCTTACCTGcccagaaaaatatatatttaattttagtgAAACGTACCGGCCCATACAAAGATACATGTAATTGTAGATATCTTCCTGTTCCTCCAATTCATAGAACTTAATGGATGAACAATAGCATGATATCGGTCAATCGTCATTGCTGTTAGAGTAAAGGATGTTGCATGTAAGGTCACCTGTAAAAAAAATAGAGGCTATTttgaaatgtatgattttacattGAATAAAAAAGGGATGTGCAtagagtaaaataacaaaaatatcgagcTCTATTTGGAACTATAACATGTCATATGTCAAGGAAAAGCCATTCACTATCTTGGGTACTTTTTACAACCAAAGAAAGTCACAGACAAAGCAGAATACCGGAACAtttgacgggtgccacatatggagcaggatccaATTACCCTTCCGGTGCACCTGAGATTACCTCCATTTTTTGTGGGGCTAGTGTTGCTGAGGCTTTTATATGATGTTGCAAATAAAAAGCTTCACTCAAATTTGCCAGCTATATATTAAACGGACAAAAAAGCTAAAGAAAACACTACAACATGAATAACATAGTTTTCTTcaacttttaattaaaacataagtagatgtggtatggtttCATTTACCTTGGAGTGgggtatttttgttaatacttttttattaatcgagaaaatatatttattacaaaatttgCAGGAACAGTTTTGTTAAGATGCCATAAGGTTTATAAATTAGTTTGAAACAAACATTTCGATCGACTGTTGAGAGACAAAGGTATTTACATTGTAGCTAACAGCAAGTTATGATGTCGCTTCATATCTTTACTACATAAATGACAGTCAGTgtgattaataatataaattgaaaGTGCTTCGAGATCCGTTCATCTATAATTTTCCGTCATACTAATGTTTTGGTAGACCGATTTATTCTGTCTTCATACTGATAATAATTATTTGGCTACACTTCCAGCATAAATAAAGATGTGAAATTGAAAGTTACGTCATTAATGGTCCTTAACAAACAATTTATCTATTAATCTTCAgacattttttataattgaattatacattcatttttatcattttggagAGATTTCAATCTAATGCAAAGTTGTAACGCTGACTAAGTTATAGTAATGTTTATTGTATTGTTAAGTTTTCCCGACAAATATCGTCACATCAGGACAATCATTGTTTATTACGCTTCATTACGGAGTGCCAATTATGGTATTCTGTTGCGTCTTATCAGTGCAACTGAACACTTATTTACTAGAGTTTTGACAAGTGTCTTCAAGTTTTATTAGATTCAAATTACTGAAAGCAATTAATTTCAAAATCTTAAATGTGATAACAGCTTCATACTCGATTAATTGAATACCTAAGGATAGACATTTTTGTGGTGACATAAGAACGTATAAAGATAATTTATATGCATAACAATTTTTTAACCCAAATTTATGTAATGCAAAATCAATCTATTGACACGACAAAACAAACcttttatttgaataaatcatTGACACATTAACGAAGTTAGAAATGTAAATCACAGGCAAATGATTTGACGATAAACCCGGGTCCTGGCTGTTATTAGTTGGACTAGGAGGCAGATGAAAAACTCAGGTATTGATAGTAGTTAGTATTGACTCTTGCCAGCAAAACCTCTGGACAAAACAATAAATCATAAAACTACTGTTTAAAACAGATCTAACGTTCGAAATTAAATCTCGAAGAATAACTCATCGGTGTCGAGACTTTTAAGCAATTTAAGCAAACGATGTGTATAAGAGACAGACTGTTCATCAGTATAACTACGAGTTACTTACTATTCATCCACATAGATTATTAAACTCAAATCGTGTATTGTTTGTTGACTAGTGTCTTTCTTCGCACTTTTAGTTATTGAAAGTTCACTTAATGGTGTGCACATCTAGTCAATTTGTATGTGTCACTGCTCTTTGGACACGGAAACTGAGAAAGcactatgttattttttaatgaaagaaTATGCTATTATCGGGAAAATCAGACAGCAACTCATTGACAAAAAACTTGAGGCTTCTTATAGATCATTTTTCTATTAACCCTTGTGATCAATATAAACTGGGGGATGGAATACACTACCATTCATCACAGAACTTTTCAGTTGAggagaaaatattttaagtattatctttatttttcagGTTCACAAAACATACATCAGTGATGTTCAAAGCAATAAAGTTAAATAGGTCAAATAAACTTCGATTTTTTTAACGTTTAAATTCCGAAAGgtattgccaaatacagttaaaagAATCATTATTCTGATAGAAAATCAATTAGCTGTCAAACAATTCATTCTTTACTTCATTTTCACTAACCtcgttttaaaaacaaatcttcgTATATGAATATATAGAAGAAACTTTTGTACTATACGTTATGCTACATTGTACATTTATGTAGACATTTTCGCTTATGTATACCATTATTCTATTCctttattatttcaatattgttaTTCTTCCGAAAAACAATTACACTTCATCTTTTAAACGTGTAGAAACGTTTCTACGAGTAATTGAGCGTTACACACATTGATTCTAGAAGAATGAAACAAGTGTACAAGCACGTTGTAGGATATATGAAACACCAGGAGTTGATTACCTTTGCTGTAATAGATGATTGAATTTAGAGTCCTAAATGTTCTTTGACTTCGTAAATGTGTTGGCCTTTTTGATTTTTcaggattcgagcgtcactgatgggtcttttatACACGAAACGCGGATCTAGCGTACACAATTTAAgtctggtatatatatatatatatatatatatatatatatgatttatttatacatatactGTTAATGAATGCAATAACAATTGCTTACATTTTTCTATCATCGCTCATTACGATGTTCTTGGGCAGAAATCGGTgctttattatttatatgttaatAATCTAATTGTATTCGATAATTCTTTATGCATTTAACATATGACTGTTGTCACACAAATAATAATGACAAAAAGCAAAGTGCAATCAGGTAAACACGAACTAACGTTTTATTGTGATaactagtttatttttatttctcaatTGTGATCTCCTATTAACAACATTTAATGGAAAATTCTAGTTAGTTATCACATagaaattgtttttattgtgGGCTGACCTTTTATCGGTATTTCATGTAGAACAAATTGCAGTATAAGATAATATTAGAGTTTCAGTATCTGTCAGACAGGCCATTGTATGTCTGTCATTCTTGCAATACATATGTTGGTAACCTTTAAGTGCAGTAATTGCTGGTATCAGATGGTAACCAtagcaagaaattattaaatcgTTATTAAAAAGACATATATATGATGAAAGCAGGAAAAGTACAAATTACACCTAGTTTTTTGTATGCGTTCATACAAATAACACATATAGGACAACTTGAATGTATGCTTTCATACAAATACAATATATCCATATCGTCAATTGTATGTAAGCTAGCTCATATATTTCACTTTtgttagttaatacttcagctttatcatgtacatcttttgaatattcattttattaaatttactgttttgcaaaagtataaattactctaaattatagggattttctggtaacttaacagaaaacccttgccgtttttggcacaacctttttgatcttttggtcctcgatgctgttcaactttgtactcgtttcggctttcaaacttttgtatctgtgcgtcacacataggtcttgtgtggacaaaatacacttctggcgtattaaaattttgaacttgttgcctcttgttggctgttgttcgtgtgattctttgtcaattgtgttctccaatttatttatattgtagtcctgtgttgtcattttgatgttatatttcacatggccataaaagtgcgaggtttggcatgccacaaaaccaggttcaacccaccattttttcctttaaaaatgccctgtaccaagtcaggaatatggtcattgttatattatagttcgtttctgtgtgtattacattataacgttgtgtcgtttgttttctcttatttttgagtgtaaattcacattgcgataagacgtgtcacggtacttgtctatcccaaattcatgtatttgattttgatgttatatatatatgttatatttgttattctcgtgggattttgtctatgtgtgttacattttagtgttatgtcgttgttctcctcttatatttaatgcgtttccctcggttttagtttgttatcccgattttgttttttgtccatggatttatgagttttgaacagcggtatactactgttgcctttatttgggtCTAATTGTAGCATATcttttgtttcaaaattctaaaaaacaATTTGCATATCACTCATTTATTAAATTCTTTGTTTAAATAATGTCCTTATATCAGCAGTGTTTAGTCAATGTGGCATTACTTTGGGTAACGATTATCGTTTACACATAGTTTTTATCAACATCAAcatttgagatataaaaaaaaatgtggtatgattgcaaatgagacaactgtccacaagagaccaacatgacacagacattaacaactataggtcaccgtacggccttcaacaatgcacaaagcccataccgcatagtcagctataaaaggcccgataagacaatgaaaaaacaattcaaacgagaatacttACGgccttatcaatataaaaaattatgaataaaaaacaaatatgttacacataaaacaaacgacaaccactgaattacaggctcctgacttgggacaggcacatacttaaaaaaaagtgtcggggttaaacatgttagcgggatcccaatcctcccctaacctgggacagtggtataatagtacaaaataagaacgaactataaaaatcagttgaaaaggcctaactcatcagatggacaaaaatttGAGAGCCGTTTTTCATTCTTATGTCATCATTTTAAAGAATCAAAAG from Mytilus galloprovincialis chromosome 2, xbMytGall1.hap1.1, whole genome shotgun sequence encodes:
- the LOC143065410 gene encoding galanin receptor type 1-like isoform X2, with the protein product MTKDCIVTLHATSFTLTAMTIDRYHAIVHPLSSMNWRNRKISTITCIFVWAVAFFISVPFALYHKTVTDEEDNTYCQEAWPDETLGKVILITVTGTNYVLPLTIIVICYYQILRNLWKGYRRKTGRSINSAVTSETQTRRKKRMTRMVAIIILLFATFWFPIHVINIYTKLYPEFPKTEPMFIIKVLAHTLSYANSCVNPFIYAFLNDRFKKSFVKTFPSLSYWFPCMRNIIEEMEHTRITNMVDQAIQAGADDNDNDHVEENCNHIQLQKLQETSLL
- the LOC143065410 gene encoding galanin receptor type 1-like isoform X1 yields the protein MLSLNLSMTEVTTDANFSFGLEGVFTGRPEYAVIVPTIWALLVILGVIGNGLVIYTLSKNGETTATNCYIVNLAIADLTFLVVVIPFTASFYATPVWIFGDFMCKFAMYMIYVTLHATSFTLTAMTIDRYHAIVHPLSSMNWRNRKISTITCIFVWAVAFFISVPFALYHKTVTDEEDNTYCQEAWPDETLGKVILITVTGTNYVLPLTIIVICYYQILRNLWKGYRRKTGRSINSAVTSETQTRRKKRMTRMVAIIILLFATFWFPIHVINIYTKLYPEFPKTEPMFIIKVLAHTLSYANSCVNPFIYAFLNDRFKKSFVKTFPSLSYWFPCMRNIIEEMEHTRITNMVDQAIQAGADDNDNDHVEENCNHIQLQKLQETSLL
- the LOC143065410 gene encoding galanin receptor type 1-like isoform X3 — translated: MKRVTLHATSFTLTAMTIDRYHAIVHPLSSMNWRNRKISTITCIFVWAVAFFISVPFALYHKTVTDEEDNTYCQEAWPDETLGKVILITVTGTNYVLPLTIIVICYYQILRNLWKGYRRKTGRSINSAVTSETQTRRKKRMTRMVAIIILLFATFWFPIHVINIYTKLYPEFPKTEPMFIIKVLAHTLSYANSCVNPFIYAFLNDRFKKSFVKTFPSLSYWFPCMRNIIEEMEHTRITNMVDQAIQAGADDNDNDHVEENCNHIQLQKLQETSLL